One genomic window of Methanosarcina acetivorans C2A includes the following:
- a CDS encoding 5-(carboxyamino)imidazole ribonucleotide mutase: MVDISLIMGSESDRSIANRAVAVLEKSKYTYEVMVISAHRNPEELDSYISGSDAKVFITIAGLSAALPGVVASRTKKPVIGVPVSAKLGGLDALLSIAQMPPGVPVGSVGIDNGANGAYLALRILDLIENP, encoded by the coding sequence ATGGTCGACATCTCACTGATTATGGGCTCTGAGTCCGACAGATCAATCGCCAACCGCGCGGTAGCTGTACTTGAAAAGAGCAAATATACTTACGAAGTAATGGTTATCTCTGCCCACAGAAACCCCGAAGAACTTGATAGCTATATTTCAGGCTCGGATGCAAAAGTCTTTATCACTATAGCCGGTCTATCGGCAGCTCTCCCGGGGGTTGTTGCTTCCAGAACAAAAAAACCTGTAATAGGTGTACCCGTAAGCGCAAAACTCGGCGGGCTTGATGCCCTTCTCTCCATAGCCCAGATGCCCCCGGGAGTACCTGTTGGAAGCGTGGGGATCGACAATGGAGCAAACGGCGCATATCTTGCCCTGAGAATTCTGGATTTAATCGAAAACCCTTAA
- a CDS encoding chorismate mutase, with the protein MSELEAVRKEIEEIDREILSLIDKRVNLAERVLESKRINGTSINDRKQNEVVINRALNTATELNLDVGSIKEIFEILIRMSIERQNELSGKGSLP; encoded by the coding sequence TTGAGTGAACTTGAAGCTGTCCGCAAAGAAATAGAGGAGATTGACAGGGAAATCCTTTCCCTCATTGATAAAAGAGTCAACCTTGCCGAGAGAGTTCTTGAATCAAAAAGAATAAATGGGACTTCCATAAATGACCGTAAGCAAAACGAGGTTGTAATTAACAGGGCATTAAACACTGCGACCGAACTCAACCTTGATGTAGGATCGATAAAGGAAATATTTGAAATTCTGATCCGGATGAGTATCGAACGCCAGAACGAATTAAGTGGAAAGGGAAGCCTGCCCTGA
- a CDS encoding shikimate kinase: protein MTFEGHACAFGAGTIINAIATWKGAAFGVDLKTFAEVSLFEGKSGIKGSIEGTPEGDTRLIEHCVELVLERFGLELEGTIITGSEIPLAGGLKSSSAAANASVLATLRAVGEILPPLEIVKLGVRAAKEVGVTVTGAFDDACASFLGGIVVTDNRKMELVRREEADSKVLIFAPSKKAFSADTNVKRSRLIAPYVEMAYELALKGEYERAMTLNGFLYCGALGFDTEYMLKALECGVTGVSLSGTGPSYAALVKAEQVKELKSAWESCGMEGKVIETSINNRDAISFKGRGSLE from the coding sequence ATGACATTTGAAGGGCATGCCTGCGCTTTCGGAGCAGGAACCATAATAAACGCTATAGCTACCTGGAAAGGTGCAGCATTCGGGGTAGACTTAAAAACCTTTGCAGAGGTGTCCCTCTTCGAGGGAAAATCGGGCATTAAAGGCTCAATAGAGGGGACGCCTGAAGGAGACACTCGCCTTATAGAGCACTGCGTAGAACTCGTCCTTGAGCGGTTCGGGCTCGAACTCGAAGGAACGATAATAACGGGAAGTGAAATCCCTCTTGCAGGAGGACTAAAAAGCAGTAGTGCTGCAGCAAACGCTTCAGTCCTTGCTACCCTCCGGGCAGTTGGTGAGATCCTGCCTCCCCTTGAGATAGTAAAACTGGGCGTAAGAGCTGCAAAAGAAGTGGGAGTTACGGTAACAGGAGCTTTTGACGATGCTTGTGCTTCTTTTTTAGGCGGGATTGTTGTTACCGATAACCGAAAAATGGAACTGGTTCGGCGGGAAGAAGCCGACTCAAAAGTCCTGATATTTGCTCCCTCAAAAAAGGCTTTCAGTGCGGACACAAATGTGAAGCGTTCCCGATTGATTGCCCCATATGTGGAAATGGCATACGAGCTTGCCCTCAAAGGGGAGTACGAACGCGCAATGACACTTAACGGCTTTCTCTACTGCGGAGCCCTTGGTTTTGATACGGAATACATGCTAAAGGCTCTGGAATGCGGGGTAACTGGAGTCAGCCTTTCCGGAACCGGCCCTTCCTATGCAGCCCTGGTGAAGGCAGAGCAGGTAAAAGAGCTTAAATCTGCCTGGGAAAGCTGCGGTATGGAAGGAAAGGTCATAGAGACCAGTATAAATAACAGAGATGCAATATCTTTTAAAGGGAGGGGTTCTCTTGAGTGA
- a CDS encoding IS481-like element ISMac4 family transposase, with amino-acid sequence MKLNGKKIRWIIAQKSKGESTSTIAEIQGISARRVQQIYKEYVETGQLPQVGINLGRPKNPLSSSDQELIDQTYSDYKFGACYLEILIEGKYNRKISHNRIHNYLLSMDLAKENRKKKQRRKWCRYEREHSMSAAHIDWHENPLLGLQVCAILDDSSRMIIAGGEYVHCNTENTIKVIDELVKEYWDIYPLRELIMDHGSEFGAHRINKDGSWDSDFKRCIEELGIKPILARVRHPQTNGKIEKWFDTYQRFRGEFESFEEFVQWYNKRPHGALKLEQLESPQEAFWNRLPVEAKFRIGVRLFGW; translated from the coding sequence GTGAAACTTAATGGAAAAAAGATACGTTGGATCATTGCTCAAAAATCGAAAGGTGAATCTACCTCGACGATAGCTGAGATCCAGGGGATCTCAGCCCGTCGAGTTCAGCAGATCTACAAAGAATACGTTGAAACTGGTCAGCTTCCTCAAGTTGGCATTAATCTTGGAAGACCAAAGAACCCCTTATCCTCCTCTGATCAGGAATTGATTGACCAAACTTACTCTGATTATAAGTTTGGAGCCTGTTACCTTGAGATTCTCATCGAAGGCAAATATAATCGTAAGATATCTCATAACAGAATCCATAACTACCTACTTAGCATGGACCTTGCCAAGGAAAACCGAAAAAAGAAACAGAGAAGAAAATGGTGTAGATACGAACGCGAACACAGCATGTCTGCTGCACACATCGATTGGCATGAGAATCCCCTGTTAGGACTGCAAGTCTGTGCCATTCTTGATGATTCATCAAGAATGATAATTGCAGGTGGAGAGTACGTTCATTGCAACACGGAGAACACCATTAAAGTGATTGATGAACTTGTCAAAGAGTACTGGGACATATACCCTTTAAGAGAGCTCATTATGGATCATGGAAGTGAATTCGGGGCTCACAGGATTAATAAGGATGGTTCATGGGATAGTGACTTTAAAAGATGCATTGAAGAACTTGGAATCAAACCAATACTTGCAAGGGTAAGACATCCTCAGACAAACGGAAAAATAGAGAAATGGTTCGATACATATCAAAGGTTTAGAGGAGAGTTTGAATCATTTGAAGAATTCGTACAGTGGTATAACAAGAGGCCACATGGAGCTTTGAAACTTGAACAGTTAGAATCGCCACAGGAAGCATTCTGGAATAGATTACCAGTTGAGGCAAAGTTCAGAATAGGAGTGAGATTGTTTGGGTGGTGA
- a CDS encoding phosphate uptake regulator PhoU, translated as MQQTGGSTYIISLPKQWAEKVGIETGTRVSIQAQPDGKLLIDPILEGRTIKKKRIDVTGYEARALERDIIAAYLYGYDRMEFISKRILAEQKQVIRKVCYKLIGPEIIEESSNCVVIQDLLNPNELHIKKGIHRMFLIAGSMQKDAIRALKNVDHDLALDVSQRDDEVDRLCLLISKQFRSVLCGGRMPDSSETSIEEYHDFRMAASPIERIADHSQRIANVASKMQEPVREDVMEVIENLSNTYMELVQQAVDALYNADTSLANQAIDSIDGMRLRVKELHASILKLESHETMISLGMIVDSLSRIGDLGSNIAEIAINSAVKDK; from the coding sequence GTGCAGCAGACGGGTGGGTCCACTTATATAATTTCTCTCCCTAAACAGTGGGCTGAAAAAGTAGGAATTGAAACAGGGACGAGAGTATCCATTCAGGCTCAGCCAGACGGAAAACTGTTAATTGATCCTATTCTGGAAGGGCGCACGATCAAAAAGAAAAGGATCGATGTGACAGGCTATGAGGCAAGAGCCCTGGAAAGGGATATCATTGCTGCATACCTCTATGGCTATGACAGGATGGAGTTTATCTCAAAAAGGATACTTGCCGAGCAGAAACAGGTTATTCGGAAGGTCTGTTACAAGCTCATAGGCCCTGAAATCATTGAGGAAAGCTCAAACTGCGTGGTCATTCAGGACCTTCTTAATCCCAATGAACTCCACATTAAAAAAGGTATACACCGGATGTTCCTGATTGCAGGCTCTATGCAAAAGGATGCCATACGAGCCCTCAAAAATGTTGACCATGATCTTGCTCTCGATGTAAGTCAGAGAGATGATGAGGTCGACAGGTTGTGTCTTTTGATTTCCAAACAGTTCCGTTCTGTGCTCTGTGGCGGAAGAATGCCCGATTCCTCGGAAACTAGTATTGAGGAATACCATGATTTCAGAATGGCTGCAAGCCCTATAGAAAGAATAGCAGATCATTCACAGAGGATTGCAAACGTTGCCTCTAAAATGCAGGAGCCGGTCAGGGAAGATGTAATGGAAGTCATAGAGAACCTCAGCAATACCTACATGGAACTTGTTCAGCAGGCAGTAGACGCCCTCTACAATGCTGACACCTCTCTTGCAAACCAGGCAATAGACAGTATAGATGGTATGCGCCTGCGTGTAAAGGAACTTCATGCTTCCATTCTCAAACTTGAGTCCCATGAAACCATGATCTCCCTCGGGATGATAGTGGATAGCCTCTCCAGAATAGGAGACCTTGGCTCCAACATAGCCGAGATAGCCATAAATTCCGCGGTAAAAGACAAGTGA
- a CDS encoding Era-like GTP-binding protein, whose protein sequence is MNMIKRFKVSFSKIFNKLFKKKGACIGIYGPPNAGKTTLSNRILRDWVGSEETMGSVSHIAHETRHAKRRNGLIIETNGHTISLDIVDTPGLATKIDFHDFMEQGMSDSESKKRSKEATEGVIEAVKWLDDLDGVILVMDSTENPYTQVNVTVIGNMEARNLPLLIVANKVDLPDADPGVIKEAFPQHPMVPVSALEGMGMDSFYEALAKQFG, encoded by the coding sequence ATGAATATGATAAAACGATTTAAGGTAAGCTTTTCAAAAATATTTAACAAGCTGTTCAAGAAAAAAGGAGCATGCATAGGTATCTACGGTCCCCCCAATGCCGGCAAGACAACCCTTAGCAATCGCATTCTCCGGGACTGGGTCGGAAGCGAGGAAACAATGGGCTCAGTTTCACATATCGCCCACGAAACCAGACATGCAAAAAGAAGGAACGGGCTCATCATCGAAACTAACGGGCATACTATCAGCCTTGATATTGTGGATACCCCCGGACTTGCAACAAAGATCGACTTCCATGACTTCATGGAACAAGGAATGAGTGACTCTGAGTCAAAGAAAAGGTCAAAAGAAGCTACAGAAGGCGTAATTGAAGCTGTCAAATGGCTGGATGATCTTGATGGGGTCATACTGGTGATGGATTCCACAGAAAACCCCTATACTCAGGTTAACGTAACTGTGATAGGGAATATGGAAGCCAGAAACCTGCCGCTTCTCATCGTAGCAAACAAAGTAGACCTTCCTGATGCGGACCCAGGAGTCATAAAGGAAGCCTTCCCTCAACACCCCATGGTACCAGTCTCGGCACTTGAAGGAATGGGAATGGACTCATTCTATGAAGCTCTGGCCAAGCAGTTCGGGTGA
- a CDS encoding DUF2073 domain-containing protein, whose protein sequence is MQGIQLDLISEARISQMASMEKVRYIIDEVRKGKILVLEKGLNPMEEAKLIEMTMSAIQPDVFSGIEMQSYPANAESSLLGKLFKKQNSKRLTVIGPANQLKTLKKDRNLISALVSASK, encoded by the coding sequence ATGCAGGGAATCCAACTTGATCTTATATCCGAAGCCAGGATTTCTCAGATGGCTTCTATGGAAAAAGTCCGGTACATAATCGACGAGGTGCGGAAGGGCAAAATCCTTGTACTTGAAAAAGGGCTTAACCCAATGGAGGAAGCAAAACTCATTGAGATGACAATGTCAGCAATTCAACCGGACGTGTTTTCAGGAATAGAGATGCAAAGCTACCCTGCAAACGCAGAATCCTCTTTGCTGGGTAAGTTATTCAAAAAACAAAACAGCAAGAGACTTACGGTGATAGGGCCCGCAAACCAGCTCAAAACCCTTAAAAAGGACAGGAATCTGATCAGTGCACTTGTCTCTGCAAGTAAGTAA
- the hxlB gene encoding 6-phospho-3-hexuloisomerase: MKKDQVNDCKDVILSMELMVDNLSDVVKMLDCQAIESMLQKIMEGERVFVMGAGRSGLVAKAFAMRLMHLGFSVYVVGETTTPAVHPQDVVIAISGSGETRSIANLGRIVKEIGSTLITVTSKKDSSLGKISDITMVLPSKTKNDHDAGGSLEKNMRGDYKNLPPLGTAFEITSLVFLDSVIAQLITLTGASEAELKSRHTNIE, encoded by the coding sequence ATGAAAAAAGATCAGGTAAATGACTGTAAAGATGTAATTTTATCAATGGAACTTATGGTAGACAATCTCAGTGATGTTGTCAAGATGCTTGACTGTCAGGCTATAGAAAGCATGCTTCAAAAAATAATGGAGGGGGAGAGGGTATTTGTAATGGGTGCCGGGCGTTCCGGGCTTGTTGCCAAGGCTTTCGCAATGAGGCTGATGCATCTCGGATTTAGTGTTTATGTCGTTGGTGAGACCACAACCCCTGCAGTCCATCCTCAAGATGTCGTTATTGCTATTTCAGGGTCAGGAGAAACCCGTTCCATAGCAAATCTCGGAAGAATAGTAAAGGAGATCGGTTCAACTCTCATAACTGTCACTTCCAAGAAAGATTCATCACTTGGTAAAATTTCTGATATAACTATGGTCCTTCCGAGCAAGACCAAAAATGATCATGATGCAGGGGGCTCCCTTGAAAAAAATATGAGGGGAGATTACAAGAATTTGCCTCCACTGGGCACTGCTTTTGAAATCACTTCCCTTGTCTTCCTTGACTCGGTAATTGCCCAGCTGATTACGCTTACAGGTGCTTCGGAAGCAGAACTCAAGTCCAGGCACACAAATATTGAATAA